One Bacillus sp. 1780r2a1 DNA segment encodes these proteins:
- a CDS encoding DivIVA domain-containing protein produces MPLTPLDIHNKEFNRGFRGYDEDQVNEFLDQVIKDYELIIREKKELEARVTELTEKVGHFTNIEETLNKSILIAQEAAEDVKRNAEKEAKLIVKEAEKNADRIINEALSKSRKIAMDIEETKKQSKVFRTRFKMLIEAQLEMLNSDDWDQLMDYEMPALEEKID; encoded by the coding sequence ATGCCTTTAACCCCTTTAGATATTCATAACAAAGAATTTAATCGTGGGTTTCGTGGATATGATGAAGACCAGGTCAATGAATTTCTTGACCAAGTAATTAAGGATTACGAATTAATTATTCGTGAGAAAAAAGAATTAGAAGCGCGAGTAACTGAACTTACTGAAAAGGTAGGACATTTTACTAACATCGAAGAAACACTGAATAAATCAATTTTAATTGCTCAAGAAGCAGCAGAAGACGTAAAGCGAAATGCAGAAAAAGAAGCGAAGCTAATTGTAAAAGAAGCGGAAAAAAATGCTGATCGTATTATCAATGAAGCTTTATCAAAGTCTCGTAAAATTGCGATGGATATTGAAGAGACGAAAAAGCAATCAAAAGTATTCCGTACTCGTTTTAAAATGTTAATTGAAGCTCAGTTAGAAATGTTAAATAGTGATGATTGGGATCAATTAATGGACTATGAAATGCCGGCGTTAGAAGAAAAAATCGACTAG
- a CDS encoding RNA-binding protein, with protein sequence MSIYQHFREEERAFIDLVLEWKEDVLNQYSPKLTDFLDPREQQIVSAIIGTEGEVLVSFDGGSEQGERKRALLYPDYYEARDEDFQLSYYELHYPSKFVNVEHPQVLGALMSLGLKRSKFGDILVQDERIQLVIADEISSYVEANFTSVGKAKISLVKKGRTELLQIQSEFQEKTYTVSSMRLDVLLSTIYNLSRQKVQPFIGNGAVKVNFKTVEQPSFECKAEDVLSLRGFGRSKVISIEGKTKKDKWRVVVGKQQ encoded by the coding sequence ATGTCTATTTATCAACATTTTCGAGAAGAAGAACGAGCATTTATTGACCTCGTATTGGAGTGGAAAGAAGATGTTCTTAATCAATATAGCCCAAAGCTGACGGACTTTTTAGACCCTCGCGAGCAGCAGATTGTTTCAGCTATCATTGGAACAGAAGGAGAAGTGCTTGTTTCGTTTGACGGTGGAAGTGAACAAGGAGAACGAAAGCGAGCGCTTTTGTATCCTGATTATTATGAGGCGAGAGATGAAGATTTTCAACTGAGCTACTACGAGCTGCACTATCCTAGTAAGTTTGTAAACGTGGAGCATCCTCAAGTACTAGGAGCTTTAATGTCGCTTGGGTTAAAACGGTCGAAGTTTGGTGATATTTTAGTGCAAGATGAGCGGATACAGCTGGTTATTGCCGATGAAATATCTTCTTACGTAGAAGCAAACTTCACTTCAGTGGGAAAAGCAAAAATATCCCTTGTGAAAAAAGGGCGTACAGAGTTGCTTCAAATTCAAAGTGAATTTCAGGAAAAAACGTATACCGTATCATCCATGCGGTTAGACGTTTTACTATCTACCATTTACAATCTATCTCGTCAAAAAGTGCAGCCGTTTATTGGTAATGGAGCGGTAAAAGTAAATTTTAAAACGGTTGAACAGCCTTCTTTTGAATGCAAAGCAGAAGATGTGCTTTCGTTAAGAGGGTTTGGTCGAAGTAAGGTCATATCCATTGAAGGGAAGACAAAAAAAGACAAGTGGCGAGTAGTTGTAGGAAAACAACAATAA
- a CDS encoding YggT family protein: MEIVLRILLQLIEIYSWALIIYIFMSWVPDIRASRFGQMLGSICEPYLEPFRRIIPPLGMIDLSPLVAILVLRFASGGLVSLFRMLGFI; the protein is encoded by the coding sequence ATGGAAATCGTACTTAGGATTTTACTCCAACTAATCGAGATTTACTCTTGGGCACTCATTATTTACATTTTTATGTCGTGGGTTCCGGATATTCGTGCATCTCGATTTGGACAAATGCTGGGAAGCATTTGTGAACCTTACCTTGAGCCGTTTCGACGAATCATTCCTCCGCTTGGAATGATTGATCTCTCACCATTGGTAGCTATTCTTGTGCTACGTTTTGCAAGTGGTGGACTCGTATCGCTATTTAGAATGTTAGGGTTCATATAA
- a CDS encoding cell division protein SepF: MSMKNRFKSFFAMDDETEEYVEERYDQKEYDNEPAAVQPSKAQKQVNSQQQNVISLQSVQKSSKMVLSEPRVYAEAQDITDHLKNRKVVVVNLQRIQRDQAVRIVDFLSGTVYALGGDIQKIGTDIFLCTPDNVDVSGSISDMLTEHETSNVKRW; encoded by the coding sequence ATGAGTATGAAGAATCGTTTTAAAAGCTTTTTTGCCATGGATGATGAAACAGAAGAGTACGTAGAAGAAAGATACGATCAAAAAGAATATGACAATGAACCTGCTGCTGTTCAACCTTCTAAGGCCCAAAAGCAAGTGAACAGTCAGCAACAAAATGTTATAAGCTTACAAAGCGTACAAAAGTCATCAAAGATGGTTTTATCTGAACCACGAGTCTATGCCGAAGCCCAAGATATTACCGACCATTTAAAGAACCGCAAAGTCGTTGTTGTGAATTTACAGCGCATTCAGCGTGATCAAGCAGTAAGAATAGTCGACTTTTTAAGCGGAACGGTTTATGCTTTAGGTGGTGACATTCAAAAAATCGGAACCGATATTTTTTTATGTACGCCAGACAATGTCGATGTTAGTGGCAGCATTTCAGATATGCTCACTGAACATGAAACAAGCAACGTAAAGAGGTGGTAA
- a CDS encoding YggS family pyridoxal phosphate-dependent enzyme, whose translation MTASVASNLEQVKEQIKLACEKVGRHPEEVKVVAVTKYVSTERAQEAVAAGLIHLGENRDEGMTEKYETISNNATWHFIGTLQTRKVKNIINQASYIHSLDRLSLAKEINKRASEPVKCFVQVNVAEEESKHGLSADEVVPFIQALEEYPNVQVVGLMTMAPHTDDEQVLRSCFKDLKKLQQEIQTLNLRYAPCQELSMGMSNDYQIAIEEGATFIRLGTTLVG comes from the coding sequence GTGACAGCAAGCGTAGCAAGCAATTTAGAACAAGTAAAAGAACAAATTAAACTAGCCTGTGAGAAGGTAGGGCGTCATCCAGAAGAAGTAAAGGTTGTAGCCGTGACAAAATACGTATCTACTGAACGTGCACAAGAGGCCGTAGCTGCAGGTCTTATACACCTAGGGGAAAATCGTGACGAAGGTATGACGGAGAAATATGAGACAATTAGTAACAACGCTACATGGCACTTTATTGGGACGCTTCAAACGCGTAAAGTGAAAAATATTATCAACCAAGCATCGTACATCCACTCGTTAGATCGCTTATCGCTAGCAAAAGAAATTAATAAACGAGCAAGTGAACCAGTAAAATGTTTTGTGCAAGTAAATGTTGCTGAAGAAGAGTCTAAACATGGGTTATCAGCTGATGAGGTTGTTCCATTTATTCAAGCATTAGAGGAATACCCAAATGTTCAAGTGGTTGGACTAATGACAATGGCTCCTCATACAGATGATGAGCAGGTCTTACGAAGTTGTTTTAAAGACTTAAAAAAGCTACAGCAAGAAATTCAAACTCTTAATTTACGCTATGCTCCTTGCCAAGAGCTCTCAATGGGAATGTCAAATGATTATCAAATTGCTATTGAAGAAGGAGCAACATTTATTCGATTAGGAACCACGCTGGTTGGTTAA
- the pgeF gene encoding peptidoglycan editing factor PgeF — MNKAAFTKSHHESFMWLRPWMNENSQLISGFTTKNGGVSELQFTSFNLGLHVHDNKEHVILNREMLANHLNMPLSSWVCAEQVHNSVVQKVTRKQSGKGTHVYDDGVAQTDGIYTNESNVLLALCYADCVPLYFYAPNHHIVGLAHAGWQGTVKDIAGEMVRKWVQEERIPVEDIYAAVGPAIESCCYIVDDRVISAVNKIAPSADVYVQTSPNQYRLDLKKLNVYLMKKAGVNEANITVSSYCTSCEDDLFFSHRRDQGKTGRMFSFIGFKED; from the coding sequence ATGAATAAAGCTGCTTTTACAAAAAGCCATCATGAATCGTTTATGTGGCTTCGTCCATGGATGAATGAAAATAGTCAGCTGATTAGTGGCTTTACGACTAAAAATGGTGGGGTAAGCGAGCTCCAGTTTACGTCATTCAATCTAGGACTGCACGTACATGACAACAAAGAACACGTTATTTTAAATAGAGAAATGTTAGCTAACCATCTAAATATGCCCTTATCAAGTTGGGTTTGCGCTGAACAAGTACATAATTCAGTTGTACAAAAAGTAACGCGTAAGCAATCAGGAAAGGGAACGCATGTTTATGATGATGGAGTTGCACAAACAGATGGAATTTATACAAATGAATCAAACGTCTTGTTAGCACTATGCTATGCGGACTGCGTGCCTCTATATTTTTATGCTCCAAACCATCATATAGTAGGACTAGCTCATGCTGGATGGCAAGGAACGGTTAAAGATATTGCAGGTGAGATGGTTCGGAAATGGGTACAGGAAGAGAGAATACCTGTTGAAGATATTTATGCTGCTGTAGGTCCAGCGATTGAATCATGTTGCTATATTGTCGATGACCGCGTCATTTCAGCAGTGAACAAGATAGCGCCATCAGCGGACGTATATGTGCAAACTTCTCCCAATCAATATCGATTAGATTTGAAAAAACTAAACGTTTATTTGATGAAAAAAGCTGGTGTAAATGAAGCGAATATTACTGTTTCATCCTATTGTACAAGCTGTGAAGATGATCTATTCTTTTCGCATCGTCGCGATCAAGGTAAAACCGGTCGTATGTTTAGCTTTATAGGTTTTAAGGAGGATTGA
- a CDS encoding YlmC/YmxH family sporulation protein, which yields MLKISEFQIKDVVNVADGKRLGHVGDIDIDLATGKIQAIVIGNSRMLGFFGKEEEIVIPWRNIVKIGSDVILVRYKDSYELEEN from the coding sequence ATGTTAAAGATTTCTGAATTTCAAATTAAAGATGTAGTTAACGTAGCAGACGGCAAGCGATTAGGGCATGTGGGAGACATTGATATTGATTTGGCTACTGGTAAAATTCAGGCAATCGTCATCGGTAATTCAAGAATGCTTGGTTTTTTTGGGAAGGAAGAGGAAATTGTTATTCCGTGGCGAAACATCGTAAAGATTGGTTCTGACGTTATTTTAGTCCGCTATAAAGACAGCTATGAACTTGAAGAGAATTAA
- the sigG gene encoding RNA polymerase sporulation sigma factor SigG: MTRNKVEICGVDTSKLPVLKNDEMRLLFKELQAGDETAREKLVSGNLRLVLSVIQRFNNRGEFVDDLFQVGCIGLMKSIDNFDLGQNVKFSTYAVPMIIGEIRRYLRDNNPIRVSRSLRDIAYKALQVRERLMSETSKEPTAEEIAKVLEVPHEDIVFALDAIQDPVSLFEPIYNDGGDPIYVMDQLSDERNRDSTWIEEIALQEGMRRLNEREKLILRKRFFQGKTQMEVADEIGISQAQVSRLEKAAIKQMNKNIQS, from the coding sequence TTGACAAGAAATAAAGTAGAAATTTGTGGAGTAGATACTTCAAAGCTTCCTGTATTGAAGAATGATGAGATGCGCCTTTTATTTAAGGAGCTGCAAGCTGGTGATGAAACCGCTCGTGAGAAATTAGTGAGCGGTAATCTACGTCTTGTTCTAAGTGTAATTCAACGCTTTAATAACCGCGGAGAATTCGTTGATGATTTATTTCAAGTAGGCTGTATTGGGCTTATGAAATCCATCGACAACTTTGATTTAGGACAAAACGTGAAATTTTCTACATATGCTGTTCCGATGATTATTGGAGAAATTCGACGCTACTTGCGAGACAATAACCCAATTCGAGTATCGAGATCATTAAGAGACATTGCATATAAGGCACTTCAAGTGCGAGAAAGATTAATGAGTGAAACATCAAAAGAACCAACTGCAGAAGAAATAGCCAAAGTATTAGAAGTTCCACATGAAGATATTGTATTTGCGTTAGACGCTATTCAAGATCCAGTATCATTATTTGAGCCTATCTATAATGATGGAGGAGATCCTATTTATGTGATGGATCAGCTTAGTGACGAGCGAAATCGTGATTCTACTTGGATTGAAGAAATAGCCTTACAGGAAGGGATGCGTCGACTAAATGAGAGAGAAAAGCTAATTTTACGAAAGCGCTTCTTTCAAGGAAAGACTCAAATGGAAGTGGCTGATGAAATTGGGATTTCACAAGCACAGGTATCTCGTTTAGAAAAAGCAGCCATTAAACAGATGAATAAGAACATTCAAAGCTAA
- the sigE gene encoding RNA polymerase sporulation sigma factor SigE yields MSTYRIRLQLWWYKLLIKLKIKTDEVYYIGGSEALPPPLTKDEEEVLLKKLPSGDEAARSLLIERNLRLVVYIARKFENTGINIEDLISIGTIGLIKAVNTFNPEKKIKLATYASRCIENEILMYLRRNNKIRSEVSFDEPLNIDWDGNELLLSDVMGTEEDIITKDLEANVDRKLLLKALHQLNDREKQIMELRFGLAGGEEKTQKDVADMLGISQSYISRLEKRIIKRLRKEFNKMV; encoded by the coding sequence ATGTCTACATATCGTATTAGGTTACAGTTATGGTGGTACAAGTTATTAATCAAGTTAAAAATTAAAACGGATGAAGTATATTATATTGGCGGGAGCGAAGCATTGCCGCCACCTTTAACAAAAGATGAAGAAGAAGTATTACTGAAAAAACTTCCTTCTGGTGATGAGGCAGCAAGATCTTTATTAATTGAGCGCAACTTACGCTTAGTTGTTTATATTGCACGTAAATTTGAAAATACGGGGATTAATATTGAGGATTTAATTAGTATTGGGACAATAGGGTTAATAAAAGCAGTAAATACGTTTAATCCAGAAAAGAAGATTAAGCTAGCTACGTACGCATCGAGATGTATTGAAAATGAAATTCTCATGTACTTACGCCGCAACAATAAAATTCGTTCAGAAGTTTCGTTTGATGAGCCATTAAATATTGATTGGGATGGGAATGAGCTTTTGCTTTCGGATGTGATGGGTACTGAGGAAGATATCATTACAAAAGACTTAGAAGCCAATGTGGACAGGAAGCTCTTACTAAAGGCTCTACATCAGCTAAATGATCGTGAAAAACAAATTATGGAGTTAAGATTTGGATTAGCGGGTGGAGAAGAGAAAACACAAAAGGATGTAGCCGATATGCTTGGCATTTCTCAATCGTATATTTCACGATTAGAAAAAAGAATTATTAAAAGGCTTCGAAAAGAATTTAATAAAATGGTGTAA
- the spoIIGA gene encoding sigma-E processing peptidase SpoIIGA, whose translation MPIYLDLIWILNFGLDTILLLLCATVLKRQFKWWRLCLGGFIGSLIVLLMFTEFSHIMLHPAVKIMFSLIMVLVAFGYKRLRFFVENLLTLYFSTFVVGGGLVGIHFLFDQQYLLVDEMVSTQPQFGDPISWLFVCIGFPILAYFSKARVEDMKMKNITFDQLADVKVSLNGVEIHTKGLIDSGNQLVDPLTKTPVMIVAASLLEEVLPSSLLQLSKNVQSFSHDEDIDHDWYARVRFVPYRSVGQSNQLLMALKPDHVTIVHNSQEIHVEKVLIGISHTTLSVEGQYESIIHPKLLVIGEVSSAS comes from the coding sequence TTGCCAATCTATTTAGATTTAATCTGGATTCTTAATTTTGGATTAGATACGATTTTGCTACTTTTATGCGCAACGGTTTTAAAGCGGCAGTTTAAATGGTGGCGACTTTGCTTAGGGGGATTTATTGGCTCTTTAATTGTACTTCTTATGTTTACTGAATTTTCTCATATTATGCTCCATCCTGCAGTTAAAATTATGTTCTCCCTCATTATGGTGTTAGTAGCTTTTGGGTATAAGCGTCTGCGTTTCTTTGTTGAAAATTTATTGACATTGTACTTTTCAACGTTTGTCGTAGGTGGTGGATTAGTAGGAATTCATTTCCTATTTGATCAACAATATTTGCTGGTAGATGAAATGGTGAGCACACAACCGCAGTTTGGAGATCCTATCAGCTGGTTATTTGTATGCATAGGTTTCCCTATTCTAGCCTATTTCTCTAAGGCGAGAGTTGAAGATATGAAAATGAAAAATATTACATTTGATCAGCTAGCAGATGTGAAGGTTAGTTTAAACGGTGTAGAAATTCATACAAAAGGTCTTATTGATAGCGGTAACCAACTTGTTGATCCATTAACGAAAACACCTGTTATGATTGTTGCAGCTTCCTTACTTGAAGAAGTCCTTCCTTCCTCCCTGCTTCAATTAAGTAAAAATGTCCAATCATTTTCGCATGATGAGGATATTGATCACGACTGGTATGCGAGAGTTAGATTTGTGCCGTATCGAAGTGTTGGACAGTCTAATCAGCTATTGATGGCTTTAAAGCCTGATCACGTAACGATTGTTCACAACTCCCAGGAAATTCATGTTGAAAAGGTGTTGATTGGAATTAGCCATACAACATTATCGGTTGAAGGACAATATGAATCAATTATTCATCCGAAGCTATTAGTCATTGGAGAAGTCAGCTCAGCTTCTTAA
- the ftsZ gene encoding cell division protein FtsZ has protein sequence MLEFDTSVDQLATIKVIGVGGGGNNAVNRMIEHGVQGVEFIAVNTDAQALNLSKAETKMQIGAKLTRGLGAGANPEVGKKAAEESKEQIQEALKGADMVFVTAGMGGGTGTGAAPVIAQIARELGALTVGVVTRPFTFEGRKRSTQAAGGIASMKEAVDTLIVIPNDRLLEIVDKNTPMLEAFREADNVLRQGVQGISDLIAVPGLINLDFADVKTIMSNKGSALMGIGIATGENRAAEAAKKAISSPLLETSIDGAQGVLMNITGGTNLSLYEVQEAADIVASASDQEVNMIFGSVINENLKDEIVVTVIATGFSDQDLSQGKPGRPSLTANRVPQQQQPVAAPPKREVKREEPVQQEYSRPTQPQSSSDDALDIPTFLRNRNRRR, from the coding sequence ATGTTGGAGTTTGATACAAGTGTAGACCAATTAGCAACGATAAAAGTAATCGGTGTAGGGGGCGGCGGTAACAACGCAGTAAACCGTATGATTGAACACGGTGTTCAAGGTGTAGAATTTATTGCAGTTAATACGGATGCCCAAGCGCTAAATTTATCAAAAGCAGAAACAAAAATGCAAATCGGCGCTAAGCTTACTCGTGGTCTTGGTGCTGGAGCCAATCCAGAGGTAGGAAAAAAAGCAGCGGAAGAAAGTAAAGAGCAAATTCAAGAAGCCTTAAAAGGTGCAGATATGGTGTTCGTTACTGCAGGTATGGGTGGTGGAACAGGAACTGGTGCTGCTCCTGTTATCGCTCAAATTGCAAGAGAACTCGGCGCTTTAACAGTAGGTGTTGTTACACGTCCGTTCACATTTGAGGGGCGTAAACGTTCTACTCAAGCAGCTGGTGGTATCGCTTCTATGAAAGAAGCTGTTGATACGCTAATTGTTATTCCAAACGATCGTTTATTAGAAATCGTAGATAAAAACACACCAATGCTTGAAGCATTCCGTGAAGCAGATAACGTACTACGTCAAGGTGTGCAAGGTATCTCTGATTTAATCGCGGTACCTGGACTTATCAACTTAGACTTTGCCGATGTAAAAACAATTATGTCTAACAAAGGCTCTGCATTGATGGGGATTGGTATTGCAACAGGTGAAAATCGTGCGGCCGAAGCAGCTAAAAAAGCTATTTCAAGCCCATTGCTTGAAACATCAATTGATGGTGCGCAAGGCGTACTAATGAACATTACTGGTGGAACAAACTTAAGCCTGTATGAAGTTCAAGAAGCAGCTGACATTGTCGCTTCTGCATCAGATCAAGAAGTAAACATGATTTTTGGTTCGGTTATCAATGAAAATCTAAAAGACGAAATCGTTGTTACAGTTATTGCGACAGGCTTTAGTGATCAAGACCTATCTCAAGGTAAGCCAGGACGTCCATCTTTAACAGCTAACCGTGTGCCGCAACAGCAACAGCCTGTGGCTGCTCCGCCAAAGCGTGAAGTGAAGCGTGAAGAGCCTGTTCAACAAGAATATTCTCGTCCAACGCAGCCTCAATCGTCATCAGATGATGCTTTAGATATTCCAACGTTCTTACGTAACCGAAATCGTAGACGCTAA